The genomic window CAAGGCCCCCGAGCTTCCCGTGGTGCTGCTGGAGGACTTCGGCGCGCTGATCGGTCTGGTCCTCGCGCTCGTCGGCGTCGGGATGACCCTGATCACCGGCGACGGCATGTGGGACGCGGCCGGCACGGCGGCGATCGGTGTCCTGCTGGTCACCATCGCGATCGTGCTCGCCATCGAGACCAAGAGCCTGCTGCTCGGTGAGGGCGCCGAGCAGCACGACCTCGCGAAGATCGAGCAGGCCGTCACCGACGGTCCGGAGGTCGAGCGGATCATCCACATGAAGACGCTCTACCTCGGCCCGGAGGAGCTGATGGTGGCCGCGAAGATCGCCGTTTCGCCGTGCGACAGCGCCGAATCGCTGGCCCGGGGGATCAACGCCGTGGAGGCGCGGATCCGTACGGCCGTGCCGATCGCCCGGGTCATCTACCTGGAGCCGGACATCTACAGCGCGGCGGCGGACCAGGCCGGCACCGGCGCCGCGTCGCACACCGCGGTGCCCCAGTCGGAGACCGGCGAACAGGCCGATCACCCCGGGAGTTGAGCGTGGAACTGCTGCAGGGTCGGATCCGGGACTACGCCTGGGGCTCCCGCACCGCCATCGCCGAGCTGCAGGGCCGCCCGGTGCCGAGCGAGGGCCCGGAGGCCGAGCTGTGGCTGGGCGCCCACCCGAACGCCCCGGCCACCGTCGACCGGGACGGTGCCCCGGTCGACCTGACCGACCTGCTGGTCGCCGAGCCGGAGAACTGGCTGGGCGAGCGGCTGGTCGGCCGGTTCGGCATCCGGCTGCCGTTCCTGCTCAAGGTGCTCGCCGCGGACGCCCCGCTGAGCCTGCAGGCCCACCCGGACGCCGAGCAGGCCCGGGCCGGGCACGCCGCCGACGTGGAACGGGTCAACTACGTCGACCCGTTCCACAAGCCGGAGCTGCTGGTCGCGCTCTCGCCGTTCGAGGCGCTGTGCGGGTTCCGCGACCCGGCGGAGTCGGCCGCGGCGATCGCCGCGTTCGGCGTACCTGTGCTGGAGCCGGTCGTGGCCGCGCTGCGCGAGGGGCCGGCGGGGCTGCGGGAGGCCGTACGCCTGCTGTTGAGCTGGCCTCAGGCGGAGCGCGCCGGGCTGGTCGCGGCCGTGCTGACGGCGGAGACCGGCGGCCCGGACGCGGTGCTGGCCCGTGCGCTGGCCGTCGACTACCCGGCCGACCCGGGCGTGCTGGTGGCGCTGCTGCTGCACCACGTGCGGCTGGCCCCGGGCGAGGCGATCTGGATGCCGGCCGGCAACCTGCACGCCTACCTGCGCGGCACCGGCGTGGAGATCATGGCGGCCAGCGACAACGTGCTGCGCGGCGGGTTGACGCCCAAGCGGGTCGACGTGGACGAGCTGCTGCGGGTGCTGCGCTTCGAGGTGCTCGACGAGCCGGTCTTTCCGGCGGTCCCGGTGGCCCCCGGGGTGGTCACCTGGCCGGTGCCGGTGGACGACTTCGCGCTGCACCGGGTGCAGGTGGACGCGGGCACCCCGGAGGTGCGGCTGGCGGTGCCCGGGCCGCGGGTGGTGCTCTGCCGGGCCGGCAAGCTCGTCGTGGACGACGGGGTGGGCACGGTAACCCTCGGGGCGGGGCAGGCGGCGATCGGGACCGCGGCCGGCGGGCCGCTGGTCATCGGCGGCGGGGGCGAGGCGTACGTCGCCACCTGCGGCCTCTGCTGATCCACCCCCGCTCCGCGCTCGGCGCAAGTCCGACTTTCCCGAAATAGCTTGACGCGACCCTCGCTCGGTGTGACTCTATGGGTACGCAGCGTTGTCGCGACGAAGGTCCGGTAACGCGCGGGGGAACCAAACCGGGGGGATGCACGGGGCGGCCGGCTGGTGGATGGAAAGTCCGTCCACGACCGACCGCCCCGTGCGCTGTCCGCCGACCGGGCGGTGCTCCATCCGGCTGCGAGCGTAAGGTGGAAGGCTGCGCAGCACATCGTTCGACAGGAGCTTCCATGACCAGCACCCTCCCGGCTGCCCCCAGCGGCACGCCGTCCGAGGCCCGGCCGAGCACCCTCGCCGAGGGCGACTACAAGGTGGCGGATCTGTCGCTCGCCGAGTTCGGGCGCAAGGAGATCCAGCTCGCCGAGCACGAGATGCCCGGCCTGATGGCCATCCGGCGTGAGTTCGCCGAGGCGCAGCCGCTCGCCGGCGCCCGGATCACCGGCTCGCTGCACATGACCATCCAGACCGCCGTCCTGATCGAGACCCTGGTCGCGCTCGGCGCGCAGGTCCGCTGGGCGTCCTGCAACATCTTCTCCACCCAGGACCACGCTGCCGCCGCGATCGTGGTCGGCCCGAACGGCACCCCCGAGGCGCCGGCCGGCGTTCCCGTGTACGCCTGGAAGGGCGAGAGCCTGGAGGAGTACTGGTGGTGCACCGAGCAGGTGCTCACCTGGCCCGACGGCCACGGCCCCAACATGATCCTCGACGACGGCGGCGACGCCACGCTGCTCGTCCACAAGGGTGCCGAGTTCGAGAAGGCCGGGGTCGTCCCGCCGGTCGAGTCCGCCGACTCCGAGGAGTACGCGGTCATCCTCGGGCTGCTGCACCGCTCGCTCGCCGAGGACGGTCAGCGCTGGACCCGGATCGCCGCCGGCATCAAGGGCGTCACCGAGGAGACCACCACCGGCGTGCACCGGCTCTACGAGATGCACCGCGCCGGCACCCTGCTCTTCCCGGCCATCAACGTCAA from Micromonospora kangleipakensis includes these protein-coding regions:
- a CDS encoding cation diffusion facilitator family transporter → MSANGGTKAIVAALLANIGIAVTKLIAWILTGSSSMLAESIHSVADSGNQGLLLLGGRRAKREATPQHPFGYGRERYIYAFIVSIVLFSVGGLFALYEAYHKAQHPEPITSWQWVPVTVLVIAIGMETYSFRTAIKESNLIRGSQSWVRFIRRAKAPELPVVLLEDFGALIGLVLALVGVGMTLITGDGMWDAAGTAAIGVLLVTIAIVLAIETKSLLLGEGAEQHDLAKIEQAVTDGPEVERIIHMKTLYLGPEELMVAAKIAVSPCDSAESLARGINAVEARIRTAVPIARVIYLEPDIYSAAADQAGTGAASHTAVPQSETGEQADHPGS
- the manA gene encoding mannose-6-phosphate isomerase, class I, with amino-acid sequence MELLQGRIRDYAWGSRTAIAELQGRPVPSEGPEAELWLGAHPNAPATVDRDGAPVDLTDLLVAEPENWLGERLVGRFGIRLPFLLKVLAADAPLSLQAHPDAEQARAGHAADVERVNYVDPFHKPELLVALSPFEALCGFRDPAESAAAIAAFGVPVLEPVVAALREGPAGLREAVRLLLSWPQAERAGLVAAVLTAETGGPDAVLARALAVDYPADPGVLVALLLHHVRLAPGEAIWMPAGNLHAYLRGTGVEIMAASDNVLRGGLTPKRVDVDELLRVLRFEVLDEPVFPAVPVAPGVVTWPVPVDDFALHRVQVDAGTPEVRLAVPGPRVVLCRAGKLVVDDGVGTVTLGAGQAAIGTAAGGPLVIGGGGEAYVATCGLC